The Halomonas sp. HAL1 genome segment CCTGTTTTGCACTGCACCAAAGACGCCCTATTCTGAACAGATATTCTCAAGATTTGTGCTGAAAACGCATTAACCGCCGCACGTTGCGGCATAAAGAGGGAGCAGGATATGACTGACACTAATAGCATTGGCCTACACGAAGGTAGCGCTAGTCAACTCGCCGAAAAGCTCAACCACCTGCTAGCCAACTACCAAATTTTCTACATGAACGTGCGTGGCTACCACTGGAATGTACGCGGTAGCGACTTTTTTGAGCTGCACGCCAAGTTTGAAGAGTTCTACACCGACCTGCTGACCAAAGTGGACGAAGTGGCCGAGCGTATCCTAACCCTGGGGCACAAACCGGTACACGCTTACAGCGACTACGTCACGCTATCGCGCATTCAGGAAGATAAAGACGTTCACGACGGCACCACCTGCGTTAAAGGCGTGCTGAAAGGCTATCAAACGATCATTGAGCTACAGCGCGAACTACTTGCGCTCGCCTCTGACGCTGATGATGAAGGCACCGCGGCACAAGCCGGTGACTACATTCGCGAGCAGGAAAAAACCGTTTGGATGCTCAATGCCTACTTAAGCAAATAAGTATTAAGTAAATAAGCGCGTTCGCATGACGTAAAAACGGCACCCCTTATTATATTGGGTGCCGTTTTTTATGCGTGGCCATTCTTACGACGAGGACTAACGCTGATCGGCAAGATCCTCGATCAATGCCCGCAGCATTAACCAGAACTCTTCGACAGAGGCGATTTCCACTCGCTCATCCGGGGAGTGAGCGCCGCGAATCAGCGGGCCAAACGAGATCATATCCAAATGTGGGTACTTGCTACCAAGGATGCCGCACTCGAGCCCAGCGTGAATCACCTTCACTTCTGGCTCCTGACCCAGCAGCGCCGCATGACGTGCTTTAAAGGTTGCTAGCAGATTGCCATTAGGATTGGGCGCCCAGCCTGGGTAGCCGTTTTCCACTTTTACCCGCGCACCAATCAACCCAAACAGCGCTTGAAAGCGATCCGCCATGGCGACGACAGCACTGTCGTGCAGCGAGCGCACCAATGCGCAGAGGTGCAGCCGTCCATTTTCCAGGCTTAATACGCCTAGATTATTGGACGTTTCCACCACGCCTGGCACATCGGCACTCATCCGCTCCACGCCGCATGGGGCAGCGTGAAGCGCGGCCAGTAGCATGACGCTGGCATCCAGCGTTAGTGGTTCTGCTTCGGGCACCTCTATCAGACGCTGGGCGCTTATTTTAAGGCCACTATCGCCACTCCCCAGTTCTCTTAATAGAATGGTTTCAAGCCCAGCGATAGCCACCAGAGCAGCGTCAATTTCATCGGCCGGTATCGCTACTTGGGCAAAAGCTTCGCGTGGGATCGCATTACGTAAGGTGCCGCCATGGTAGCTGATCAAGCGCGCATCAAAGGCTTCTAAAGACCTCAACACTCTAACCAGCAGCCTATTGGCGTTGCCCAGCGGCTTATGAATATCGATGCCAGAATGGCCACCCTTAAGCCCCGTCAAGGCGATCTCGATGAACTGCTCGTGGTCACCCGCGGCGGCGCTCGGCAGTTGCGCATCAACTTCCACATCGGCTCCACCTGCGCAACCAATATAGACCTCTCCCCTATCTTCACTGTCCAGGTTGAGCAGCAGCGAACCTTCTAACCAGTTTTCTACAAGATTCAGCGCGCCGCCCATGGAAGTCTCTTCTTCCAGAGTAAAGAGCGCTTCTAACGGTCCATGACGTAGGTCCGGATCTTCCAGTACGGCAAGAATAGCCGCCACACCCATGCCGTTATCGGCTCCCAAGGTGGTGCCGTCGGCGTGCAGCCAGCCATCAGCGACATAGGTCTTGATGGGGTCACGGGTAAAGTCATGGGCGTGACCACTATTGGCCTGGGCTACCATGTCCAAGTGGCCTTGTAACACCACGCCGGGTGCCTGCTCGCAGCCAGGAGAGGCTGGTTTACGGAGTCGTAAATTACCGAAGGTATCACGGTCGTGGGCAAGGCCCTGAGCATCGGCCCACGCTTCGAGGATGGCGACAAGCGCCGCTTCATGCCCAGAGGGGCGCGGCGTATTACAAAGGGTTCGAAAGTGGCGCCAAACTAAGGAGGGCTCCAGCGCTTCAAGATGTGCGTTCATTAAAGACTCTTCGTTATCGGCAATCGGACTACTTTACCTCAATGAGGTTATTCACGGCGAGGCGCAAGGCCTTCAACGCGTCATTGTGGGCCGTCGCCAGGGGTATATTTTGAAACGCCCACGCCGCAACTTGTCGATGTGACTGCTGTTGCGCTTCCGTTAAGGGGCAGTGGCTGGCTTGCCGGGCCAAGGCTTGCAAGGCCGGGCGAGCGAGAACGGGATCGCGATGGGCGATCGCCACATCTTCAATATCCTGCCAATCGCGCGCACTAAGTGAAACGCTCGGCATCTGACCGAGCAACAGCACGACAACCGAGGCAGGCAACGCCTTCAACTCAAACGCCAACAGGCTGGCTAATGCCGCCTGAAAGCGCTCATTCAGGTCGGCAAGCACCGCTTCACCCTGTGCGTTTAACGCTTTCGCCACCATCACAGCAAACTCACCGGTGGAGGCTTCACGGGTAATGCCTAAACGCACCGGCGTAAACCCCAGCGCCAACCAAAACCGTAACAGCGACGCCTCCGCACCAAAGGTGGCGCCATACAGCGCGACACCCTGCTGCTTGGCGGCGGCTATATCATCATGCAGTAGCGCTTTTCCCAAGCCTTCGCGGCGCCGCTCAGGATGCGTCGCGATCCTCACCACCCGCCGCCAGCGGGCGGTCAACGCCTCACGGCTACCGGCGTGAGTGGCCAGCGACTGCGCCAACAAATGCCCCTGAGGCCGACGTTCACCGCGGGCGACTTGATGGGCGAGGGTGGCCTCAAAACCGCCCTCCTCCCGTGTCACCAGCACCGCCTGAGGCTCACTCACCTGCTCGATCACGCGCAATGCCGTGCCGGGGCCGTCAAGCAATTGGCGCAGGTCGTTGGGGGAAGTACGGTAGTGCGACTGCACCAGCAGTCCAAACAGCTTTTCCAGTGCCGCGTCTTGCTCGGCAAGCCAGGCAGGACCAACCACTTTTGTTACCACGGCGCTGTCATTCGGTTGAGCAGTAGGCAGCACTGCTTTTAACAGCAGCAGTTGATTGACCAGCGCTTCCAGCGGGTCGCCACCATGCCAGCGAATGGGCGACTCAAGCGTCAGCGCTTTCCACTGGGGCGTCAGCCGGTCAAGGGTGTCGCGAAAGCGCAGCGCGAATCCACGCCCGGAGCCCTCATAGCCATGCACCGTCGTGGCAAAGGCAATGCGCGGAAAAGCCACCAGCCATTGCCCCAGAAGCGCAGCGGGAATTGCCGCCGCCTCATCCACCAATAAATAACTGCCATCGCCGCCCTGCACCTGCGCATTGACCTGTTCGGTCAAGTCGTCCGGGGGTAAAAAAATCAGCTCGCGGCCCTCGGCCAGCACAAAGTGATCTTGGGCGACCCGACGACCTGCCGGACAAAGCGCAGACAGCCGTTCAAAAACGCTCTCCACCGCACTCAGGTGCGGCGCGGTCAGCACCACGCGCTGGGCTTTGTCCATTAACAGCCGGGCACAGGCGATCCCCAGCGCGGCGCTTTTGCCGCGCCCACGGTCGGCGGTAATGACCAGCGGGCGACGCCGCTTTAGGCCCACCAATCGCTTTACGGCGGCTGCTTGATCTGAGGTCAGGCAGTCGCTATCACCAGCGCTGGGATCGCCTGCTCCACGCGAAGCTAATTGAGACAATTGAGGCAGCTGTAACGCCTGACCAGCACGCCAGCGCACTACCTGAGTTGAGGCCTGCAGTTGACGCGCCAAGCGCGCCAGGTAATGGCAGCTCAGTTGCGACCAGTGCCAGGGGTGATCAGCAAAACGCGCGTAGTCCGGGTCAGGTGCTTCACCCCACGGCTGGGGTGTGAGTAATAGCAGTAAGCCACCCGCCGTGATCGTTCCCGCCAGCGCCCCCAACGCTTCAGGATCAAAGCCTGTGCTGTGTGTATCGATCACGACCAACTGATGCTCAGCCCCCAGGCGTGCCCGTGCCTTGCGAGGTGAGAGAATAGGCGCGGAAAACAGCAATGCGGCGTTCTCGTTGGCCACCCACAGAGGCGCCTGCCAGGAGAAGGCCTGCCATACCTCCTGGGCGATTGAGCGACACTGTTCTGCCTCACCGCTTAACCACACCAACTGGCGCCAGCCGCGGCGATTGAGACGCTGCGCATGATGAACTAACGCTGCCACCATTCGCGGCGAGTGTTGGCTTTCTGACAGCTGATTATTTAGCAAATAATTTCCTACTCCGGCACGCCCGTTTCCCATCACGTTACCCTATAAAGCGTTCCGCTGAGCCTCTTATGGCGAGCCTTCTGCTTACAACTTTGGTTGAACAATTTAACTACTTTCAACGTTTCTGCACTACTTAACAACTCATCTCGATATTCAAAATATCCTATAACTGTCTGTTTTTCTTAAATATATAGAATTTACTTAAAAACGATGGAAGAGCTTTCTTACATTACTGATATTGCGCTGCAGCGGGGTTGGTGTGCTAGTTTAGCTCTGTAGCGCTTAAATTCCCTTGTTTACGTAAACGTAACCCTGTAGCACTGCACTTTCCTGACTTCAGGTATCCAACACTAACAACGTCACACGCCAAACCAGGAAACACACCATGAAGAAAACGACCAAATTTGCCCTCACTGGCCTTGCCGCTGGTATTGCTTTCGCAGCCTTCACGACCACCGCTCAGGCACAAGAAGAGTGGACGATGACCTCTACCTGGCCAGAGAATCTTGATCTTATCAAGATCGACCAGCACTGGGTGGAGCTGGTCAATAAGCTGGCGGGCGAAGAACTACAAATTAATTTCCGCGCGGGCGGCACGCTAATGCCCGGCACAGAAGTCTTTGACGCCACAGAAACGGGCAGCATCGAAGCCGCAGGCGACTGGCCGGGTTACTGGGCCGGCTTGAATCCCGCCTTTTCACCACTGGCCACCACTACCAGCCTGTTTAATGGCGTTGACTACCTTAACTGGATTCAGCAGTGGGGCGGCCGTGAGCTGTATGAAGAGATCTATGGCCAGTTCAACATGGTGTATCTCCCCTACGGCATTACCAACAATGAGTCCGGCTTTATGGGCCGCACCCCGATTGAAAGCATTGCCGATTTAGAAGGCAAGCGTCTGCGCCTTTCGGGTCGTGATCAGGGCCGCGTACTCGAAGAGCTAGGCGGCTCACAGGTCACTCTGGCAGGTGGTGAAGTCTACCAAGCCATTGAACGCGGCGTTATCGATGCGGGTGAGTTTTCGACCCCTGGTGTTGATTTTAACGCCGGTTTTTCCGAAGTGGCTGACTACTGGGCAACCCCGGGCTGGCACCAGTCGGCCAGCGTATTTGGCGTAATGATCAATAAAGATGCGTGGGACGCGCTCTCAGAAGAGACCCAAGAAACCCTGCGTATTGCGGCGGACGCCACCATGGCATGGTCGCTAGCCTGGTCTGAACGCCAGTCCACCGAAGCCACGCAGAAGTTTATTGACGCCGGTGTCACGATCAATCAGTTCTCTGAAGAGGACTTGGCGCGCATTCAGGAAGTCACCAATGACGTCATTCTGCGCGGTGCTTGCGAAGACCCTGACCACGCCAAGGTTTACCAATCCATGATTGCCTACCTTGAGCACTACGCGACGTGGCGCGATGTTTCCGCGCCTTACAATATGAGCCGCGTGATGGACAATCTGCCCTCACTGGAAGAGATCGAAGCCTGCCTGTAAGGCGCTTCTGTGCCGCCTCGGTTTTTACCGGGGCGGTTTTTTTGTGCTGACCGCGGAGATCTTCCATGAATGCGATTGCCAAGGCGATCGATGCTATCAATGAAGCTTTTGGGCGCGTCATCGCGCCATTGATTGCCATCATTACCCTGATTGTTCTTTACGACATTGCGTCACGCTTTCTGTTTGGGCGCCCTAGCGACTGGGCTTTTGACGTGACCAAGATGCTGTTTGGCGCCCATTTCATGCTGATGGCGGCTTACGGACTCCGCCACCATGCCCACGTGGAAGTCGACGTATTGAAACGGCTGCTATCGCGTAGAAAGCAAGCCGTGCTTGAAGTGCTCGGTTATCTAATTTTCTTTGTGCCGTTTATCTGGATGCTGATCACCCTGGGCTGGAGCTTTTTTGAACGCGCGTGGAGCCGCGGTGAAACCACTTATGGCATGGTCTCAATCCCGGTCTACCCGATTAAAGGCGTGATTGTAGTCGCCGCTATCCTGATTCTGCTACAGGCAATTGCCATTGTGCTGCGTGCCATCATGCAGCTTCGCGAGGAGACATCAGCATGAACCTAAGTCCTGAAATGCTCACGCTGGTGATGTTTGGCGGTCTGATGGTGGGCCTGTTTATGGGCCATCCGCTGGCATTTGTGCTGGGTGGTGTCGCGGTTATCGGCGCTTTTCTCGGCCCTGGCGAGCGTATCCTCGGTACCCTGATTAACAATATTTTCGGTAACGCCATGGACAACTATGTCCTGGTGGCGATACCGCTGTTCATTTTGATGGCGCGGTTCTTAAACGACTCCGGTGTTACCGAGAAGATGTTTGATGCCATGCGGCTATTGCTGGCGAATCTGCGCGGTGGCCTGGCACTTACCGTGGTTATCGTGTCGGTGCTGCTCGCCGCCACCACTGGTATTGTCGGTGCCTCAATTGCCGTCATGGGCATGATCGCTCTGGTGCCGATGCTCAAGTATGGCTACAACAAAGAACTGAGCGCGGGCGTCATTATGGCCAGCGGTTGTCTGGGCATTCTGATTCCGCCCAGCATTATGCTGATCCTGATGGCAAGCTATTCGCCGGTATCGGTGGGCGCACTGTTTGCGGGCGCGCTGATTCCCGGTCTGCTGCTTGGTGTTATGTATGCGCTCTACGTATTGATCATCTGCTATCTCAAGCCCCACTACGGCCCCAAGGTGCCAGCGGAAGAGCGTGCCGAAGTCAGCACCAAACAGCTGCTGATCATGCTGGCCAAGTATGTGGTTCCCCCCATGTCGTTGATTCTGGGTGTGCTGGGCGCGCTGTTTACCGGTATCGCCACGGCGACCGAAGCCTCGGCCATCGGTGTGTTTATCGCGTTCATTTTGTTTTTGATTTTTGGTGATCGCAAAATAAGCACCTGCTTCTGGACGATGATAGAAGCGGGCAAAACCACCACCATGGTCATGCTGGTATTAGTCGGCGCCACGGCCTTTACCGGCGTGTTTTCCCGCGGCGGCGGCATGACCGTGATCAGCGAGTTGGTGCTGGCGATGCCTGGTGGCACGGTGGGCGCGCTGATTCTGATGCTGTTCCTGGTGTTCGTGCTGGGTATGTTCCTGGATTGGACCGGCATCGTACTGCTGAGCTTTCCGATCATGCTGCCCATCGTCGAAACCATGGGCGTCGATATGCTCTGGTTCGTGGTGATGGTGGCGGTAGTGCTACAAACCTCGTTCCTGACCCCGCCCTTTGGCTATGCGCTGTTCTACTTGAAAGGCGTGGCACCACCGGGGGTAGAAATCGTCGATCTTTACAAAGCGGTCGTGCCTTTCGTCGCCCTGATTCTGCTGGCGTGTACGCTAATGGCGTTCTTCCCGTGGCTGATTACCGGCCTGCCGAGCATGATGCTGGGTTACTAGGCCTTTCCCACCTGCTTAACGTTCAACCATTATAAGCCCGCTTCGGCGGGCTTATTTTTGCATTGACTACTGGCCTGCAAAGCTGCAGTAGAACAGCGCCAATGCTACTATTCACGCCCGCCAGTGATTCGCATTAGATGTTTGCTGCGCTACTTTCCGGCTTTCCACTACTGCTTTCCGTCAATGCAAGGAGTGTTCGCTTGTTCAGATCCAGCTATCGCGGGCTATCCGCCGCCACCTCTTCGCTTAGCCGTCGTGCCAGCCCCTGGTCGATAGCCTTGATCGCGGTGGCGTTCGTGGTTGCTCTGCCAGTGCTGGTCGTGTTTGCCCATATCGCGATGCCAACCGATGGCGTATGGCAGCACCTGGCTAGCACGGTCCTGGGTCGCTACTTGAATAATACGTTCTGGCTGGTGGTGATCGTGGGCCTCGGCACGTTGGTCATCGGCACCGGTACCGCCTGGCTGGTGGTGATGTGTCGCTTCCCCGGTAAACGACTATTCGAGTGGGGGCTGCTGCTTCCACTGGCGGTGCCTACCTATGTCATCGCCTACGCCTATACCGATTTTCTGCAATTCGCTGGCCCGTTACAGAGTCTGCTACGCGAGACGTTTGGCTGGGAGTATGGCGACTACTACTTTCCCAATGTGCGCTCGCTGGGCGGCGCGGCAACGGTCATTACCCTGGTGCTTTACCCCTACGTCTACCTGCTGGCTCGCGCCTCATTCCTGGAGCAGTCGGTATGTGTGCTGGATGTGGGCCGCACGCTTGGCCGCGGCCCGTGGCGGCTGTTCGCCAGCGTCGCCGTACCGCTGGCTCGTCCGGCGCTGGTGGGCGGGGTATCACTGGTATTGATGGAGACGCTGAACGAGTTTGGCGCCGTGCAGTTCTTTGGCGTCGATACCTTTACTACTGGCATTTACCGCACCTGGTTCGGCATGGGCGAACAAGTCGCGGCGGCGCAGTTGGCAGCGTGCCTGCTTACCTTCGTGATTGTTTTAGTGCTCCTGGAGCGCTGGTCGCGGGGCAAGCGCCGCTATTTCCATACCACCAACCGCTATCAGCAGCTGCCAGAATACGTGCTGCATGGCTGGCGCGCCGCGGCGGCGACGCTTGCGTGCCTGCTACCGGTGCTGGTGGGCTTTTTACTGCCCAGCGGTATTTTGCTTAATTTAGCGCTGCAGGGGGGCGATTCGCTGTGGGGCTCGCGATTTATCGGCTACGCCTGGAACAGCCTGGGATTGGCAACCGTCGCTGCGCTAATCGCCGTGGGCCTGGCAGTCGTACTGAGCTATGGCGTGCGCATGCACGATACGACGTTTGCGCGGGTGGCTGCCAGGGTAGCTTCCATGGGCTACGCGATTCCCGGCTCGGTCGTCGCAGTGGGTATTCTGATTCCGTTTACCTGGTTGGATAACGCACTGAATACCTGGCTGAACAATCACTACGGCTACATTATCGGCCTGGTGTTCAGTGGTTCGGCGTTTATTTTGCTGTACGCCTATGTGGTGCGCTTTTTGGCTGTCTCGTTCAATGCGGTTGAAGCCAGTCTCGGCAAGGTGACGCCCAGCATGGATGCCGCCTCGCGCACGCTAGGCCAAACGGCGGGCGGCACGCTGCGTCATATTCATACGCCGATGATGCGTAGCAGCCTGCTGGCGGCGGGGATTCTGGTCTTTGTCGACGTGATGAAGGAGCTACCGGCGACGATCATTCTGCGCCCCTTCAACTTCGACACGCTGGCGGTGCGGGCGCACAATTTGGCCTCTGACGAGCGGCTGGCCGAAGCATCGACATCGTCACTGGCGATTGTGGTCGTCGGAATCTTGCCGGTGATTCTGCTCAGCATGGCCATGCGACGTTCGCGCCCCGGCGCTAACTCCTGACGAAACCCTAGGTAAAGAGCGGAAAAACAAACACCTGGGAAAGGTCGAGGTGAATATCCACCGGCTGCCCCTCCGCGGGTAGAAATACCCCAGGTACACGGGCGTGCAGGTGGGCTTCAAGGCCATTCTCGCCATGGGCACAGAGGTGCAATAGGCTAGTGCGCCCCAGCAGCTTCGCCATGACCACATGGCTATGGCAATGAGCATCCGCCGGCAGGTCGCGCTCCACAATACGCAGTGCCTCGGGGCGAATCATTACCTGAGCATCACTGCCTTCAGCTAGCCCCACCGCAGGCACCCGCCCTACTGGTGTGCTCACCATGCCATTGTGCACCTTGCCTTGCAGTTCATTCACATCGCCGAAAAAGGTCACCACAAAGGGGTCTTGCGGCGCGCAGTAAAGCTCTCGCGGTGTTCCTGTCTGCACGATTCGCCCATCGCGCATCAGCGCGATGCGGTCTGCCATGAACATGGCTTCTTCAGGGTCATGGGTGACTAACAGCGTCGCCGCCCCGACCTTCTTCAATACGTGCAGCGTATCGTCGCGGATACGGTCGCGCAGGCGCGCGTCCAGGCTTGAGAAGGGTTCATCCAACAGCATCAAACGCGGTGACGGCGCCAGCGCACGCGCCAGAGCCACCCGCTGCTGCTGGCCGCCCGAGAGCATGTGGGGGTAGACATCGACATACCCAGCCATGCCCAGTTGTTCGAGCAGTTGCTTGGCCCGCTCACGGCGCTGACCGGAGGCCAAGTGCTTAAGCCCAAAGGTGACATTTTCCAGCACGGTGAGATGGGGGAACAGCGCCGAGTCTTGAAACGCTAGCCCTACATTGCGCTTTTCCGGCGGCACGTGGCGCTGGCCCGGCGCAGCAATCGTCATATCTTCCAGCGCTACGCTGCCCTCTTGCAGTACTTCCAGCCCCGCTGCAATGCGCAGCAGCGTGGTCTTGCCGCACCCGGAGGGGCCCAGCAGGCAAACCACTTCACCCGGTGCAACGCTTAAATCCACCCCTTTGACAACCGCATGGCCGTCATAGGCATGGCACACATTGTGAAGGGACAACGCCGTTGTACTGGGCGCCACCGGGGCGACCTTGAGGGTTGCTGTCATATATCACCACTGTTAATTAACACGGTTCAGGTACGCAAACCGCGCCTGTAAAACCTAAACGCGGATTCAATACGTTTGAAAGTTGTTTGCATTCTATTTTTTATTCACTGGATATGCACGTAACACCTTTTACGTAGACGCTAAGCCTTGACGTCAGGCAGTTGAAACGCTTCAATAACGATGTTAATAATGCAACTTATTATCATTCAACAAATAAGGATGTGCTTGATGAAAACTGTACGCTTTGTTGCTCCAATGGCAGCGATGATGGTAGGCGCTACGTTTGCTGGTCAGGTCGCTGCAGATGAACTCAACCTCTACTCCGCGCGCCACTATGACTCTGACGAACGCCTCTACGATGCGTTCACCGAAGAGACCGGCATCGAAGTCAACATCCTGGAAGGCGACTCCGACCAGTTGATCGAGCGCATTCAGCGCGAAGGCGTGGCAAGCCCCGCAGATGTGATGCTTACCGTCGATGCAGGCCGTCTGTGGCGCGCGGAAGACGAAGGCATTTTCCAGAGCGTCGAGTCCGATGTGCTTAATGAGCGCCTGCCCGAAGCCATGCGCCACCCTGACGGCCTGTGGTTTGGCTTTAGCCAGCGGGCCCGGGCGATTTATTACAACCGCGAAAACTTCGACCCTAGCCAGATTACCAGCTACGAAGA includes the following:
- a CDS encoding Dps family protein, with protein sequence MTDTNSIGLHEGSASQLAEKLNHLLANYQIFYMNVRGYHWNVRGSDFFELHAKFEEFYTDLLTKVDEVAERILTLGHKPVHAYSDYVTLSRIQEDKDVHDGTTCVKGVLKGYQTIIELQRELLALASDADDEGTAAQAGDYIREQEKTVWMLNAYLSK
- a CDS encoding aminoacyl-histidine dipeptidase, yielding MNAHLEALEPSLVWRHFRTLCNTPRPSGHEAALVAILEAWADAQGLAHDRDTFGNLRLRKPASPGCEQAPGVVLQGHLDMVAQANSGHAHDFTRDPIKTYVADGWLHADGTTLGADNGMGVAAILAVLEDPDLRHGPLEALFTLEEETSMGGALNLVENWLEGSLLLNLDSEDRGEVYIGCAGGADVEVDAQLPSAAAGDHEQFIEIALTGLKGGHSGIDIHKPLGNANRLLVRVLRSLEAFDARLISYHGGTLRNAIPREAFAQVAIPADEIDAALVAIAGLETILLRELGSGDSGLKISAQRLIEVPEAEPLTLDASVMLLAALHAAPCGVERMSADVPGVVETSNNLGVLSLENGRLHLCALVRSLHDSAVVAMADRFQALFGLIGARVKVENGYPGWAPNPNGNLLATFKARHAALLGQEPEVKVIHAGLECGILGSKYPHLDMISFGPLIRGAHSPDERVEIASVEEFWLMLRALIEDLADQR
- a CDS encoding tRNA(Met) cytidine acetyltransferase TmcA, giving the protein MLNNQLSESQHSPRMVAALVHHAQRLNRRGWRQLVWLSGEAEQCRSIAQEVWQAFSWQAPLWVANENAALLFSAPILSPRKARARLGAEHQLVVIDTHSTGFDPEALGALAGTITAGGLLLLLTPQPWGEAPDPDYARFADHPWHWSQLSCHYLARLARQLQASTQVVRWRAGQALQLPQLSQLASRGAGDPSAGDSDCLTSDQAAAVKRLVGLKRRRPLVITADRGRGKSAALGIACARLLMDKAQRVVLTAPHLSAVESVFERLSALCPAGRRVAQDHFVLAEGRELIFLPPDDLTEQVNAQVQGGDGSYLLVDEAAAIPAALLGQWLVAFPRIAFATTVHGYEGSGRGFALRFRDTLDRLTPQWKALTLESPIRWHGGDPLEALVNQLLLLKAVLPTAQPNDSAVVTKVVGPAWLAEQDAALEKLFGLLVQSHYRTSPNDLRQLLDGPGTALRVIEQVSEPQAVLVTREEGGFEATLAHQVARGERRPQGHLLAQSLATHAGSREALTARWRRVVRIATHPERRREGLGKALLHDDIAAAKQQGVALYGATFGAEASLLRFWLALGFTPVRLGITREASTGEFAVMVAKALNAQGEAVLADLNERFQAALASLLAFELKALPASVVVLLLGQMPSVSLSARDWQDIEDVAIAHRDPVLARPALQALARQASHCPLTEAQQQSHRQVAAWAFQNIPLATAHNDALKALRLAVNNLIEVK
- the dctP gene encoding TRAP transporter substrate-binding protein DctP yields the protein MKKTTKFALTGLAAGIAFAAFTTTAQAQEEWTMTSTWPENLDLIKIDQHWVELVNKLAGEELQINFRAGGTLMPGTEVFDATETGSIEAAGDWPGYWAGLNPAFSPLATTTSLFNGVDYLNWIQQWGGRELYEEIYGQFNMVYLPYGITNNESGFMGRTPIESIADLEGKRLRLSGRDQGRVLEELGGSQVTLAGGEVYQAIERGVIDAGEFSTPGVDFNAGFSEVADYWATPGWHQSASVFGVMINKDAWDALSEETQETLRIAADATMAWSLAWSERQSTEATQKFIDAGVTINQFSEEDLARIQEVTNDVILRGACEDPDHAKVYQSMIAYLEHYATWRDVSAPYNMSRVMDNLPSLEEIEACL
- a CDS encoding TRAP transporter small permease subunit, which codes for MNAIAKAIDAINEAFGRVIAPLIAIITLIVLYDIASRFLFGRPSDWAFDVTKMLFGAHFMLMAAYGLRHHAHVEVDVLKRLLSRRKQAVLEVLGYLIFFVPFIWMLITLGWSFFERAWSRGETTYGMVSIPVYPIKGVIVVAAILILLQAIAIVLRAIMQLREETSA
- a CDS encoding TRAP transporter large permease subunit, whose protein sequence is MNLSPEMLTLVMFGGLMVGLFMGHPLAFVLGGVAVIGAFLGPGERILGTLINNIFGNAMDNYVLVAIPLFILMARFLNDSGVTEKMFDAMRLLLANLRGGLALTVVIVSVLLAATTGIVGASIAVMGMIALVPMLKYGYNKELSAGVIMASGCLGILIPPSIMLILMASYSPVSVGALFAGALIPGLLLGVMYALYVLIICYLKPHYGPKVPAEERAEVSTKQLLIMLAKYVVPPMSLILGVLGALFTGIATATEASAIGVFIAFILFLIFGDRKISTCFWTMIEAGKTTTMVMLVLVGATAFTGVFSRGGGMTVISELVLAMPGGTVGALILMLFLVFVLGMFLDWTGIVLLSFPIMLPIVETMGVDMLWFVVMVAVVLQTSFLTPPFGYALFYLKGVAPPGVEIVDLYKAVVPFVALILLACTLMAFFPWLITGLPSMMLGY
- a CDS encoding iron ABC transporter permease — translated: MFRSSYRGLSAATSSLSRRASPWSIALIAVAFVVALPVLVVFAHIAMPTDGVWQHLASTVLGRYLNNTFWLVVIVGLGTLVIGTGTAWLVVMCRFPGKRLFEWGLLLPLAVPTYVIAYAYTDFLQFAGPLQSLLRETFGWEYGDYYFPNVRSLGGAATVITLVLYPYVYLLARASFLEQSVCVLDVGRTLGRGPWRLFASVAVPLARPALVGGVSLVLMETLNEFGAVQFFGVDTFTTGIYRTWFGMGEQVAAAQLAACLLTFVIVLVLLERWSRGKRRYFHTTNRYQQLPEYVLHGWRAAAATLACLLPVLVGFLLPSGILLNLALQGGDSLWGSRFIGYAWNSLGLATVAALIAVGLAVVLSYGVRMHDTTFARVAARVASMGYAIPGSVVAVGILIPFTWLDNALNTWLNNHYGYIIGLVFSGSAFILLYAYVVRFLAVSFNAVEASLGKVTPSMDAASRTLGQTAGGTLRHIHTPMMRSSLLAAGILVFVDVMKELPATIILRPFNFDTLAVRAHNLASDERLAEASTSSLAIVVVGILPVILLSMAMRRSRPGANS
- a CDS encoding ABC transporter ATP-binding protein, with protein sequence MTATLKVAPVAPSTTALSLHNVCHAYDGHAVVKGVDLSVAPGEVVCLLGPSGCGKTTLLRIAAGLEVLQEGSVALEDMTIAAPGQRHVPPEKRNVGLAFQDSALFPHLTVLENVTFGLKHLASGQRRERAKQLLEQLGMAGYVDVYPHMLSGGQQQRVALARALAPSPRLMLLDEPFSSLDARLRDRIRDDTLHVLKKVGAATLLVTHDPEEAMFMADRIALMRDGRIVQTGTPRELYCAPQDPFVVTFFGDVNELQGKVHNGMVSTPVGRVPAVGLAEGSDAQVMIRPEALRIVERDLPADAHCHSHVVMAKLLGRTSLLHLCAHGENGLEAHLHARVPGVFLPAEGQPVDIHLDLSQVFVFPLFT